Within the Nitrosococcus wardiae genome, the region AAGTTCTAATGTTCGCCGGTCAAGGGAAATGATGATCGTATAATTATTACGTATCAAAGGCTTATTATACATTTATCCACCCAAAAAAAGCTTTGGGTAGCAAATAGGGTAGCATTTCAAGGGCTCAATGCGGTTTTCGGCTCTTTTACAACCTCCACTGCCTCCGTTTTTTATAGGTACCGCAAAATTCCCCTGTTAGAGGCTCCAAAAATTATTTTTTCTAAACACCTACAGTGAGATAGTGCCAAAAGTGCCAAAAGCCCCCTTTAGGGAGCCAAAAACTGTAGCCTTTTTACGGACTAAAGCAATTACCCATGTTTATAAGTTATAAAAGTAATCAATCCCGCGTGTATGATGATGGGCCGCAAAAACTTAGCCGGTTTGCCCTTTTTATAGCCTCGCTTATATCTTAATTCATTCCCCACCTACACAGGGGAGCCTTTTTTAGGGACTCCGAAAATTCACCCCCGCACCCAGGGCTAACTGCTTAGCCACCATCGCCGCGAAACGCCAGGGGGTAATCTCTCTACTCGTGGGATTTTTCCTGTCTGCTCATCTCACTAGGCGGTAATATGCTTGCCCCATAAAGGAAAAGGGCACGCAGCAAAGGAGCTACGTGCCCGGCACTTACTTACTTATGCCCGTATTAAGAGCAGGTGCGGTTAATGAGAAGAGAGCACAACTCTTTAACGCACACCTATCATTAAAAATAGCTTTTGCTTGGGTATGTGCAAATTCACTTGCCCAAAGTGTGATATAGGTCACATTTAAGCGCATGAGACAAAAAAATAGCCCGGTGGGAGAGCCGGGCTAGAGTGCGAATGTTGGTATGCGCCACGAAATTTCCGCCTCGTGGCCGGCGGTGTGAGTGAAACTCTTAATATTTGAGTGTATCTCCTGCTTGATGGTGTTCTATAAGGAATATCCCTATCAGGGGGAACTCCGCTCTGTTATTGCGCTTGCAAAGATGGCTCGCAGGAATTTCTGGTAAGTCAAGGTAGTAGTGGGTAATTGGCTATTTGGCAGATAATCTAAGAAGGGCCTGTACGCCAGGTGGAATAAAAACCTGGACAGGATTCTCTGGCTATATACAATATTGAATTACTCAATAATGCGTAGTTTCCTTAGGCGGTACTCCATCGCTTTGCTTGATACTTCAAACTTATCTGCCATACCCTCAACAAATGTGGTCAGAAGGGCTTTTTCTTCACAGGTCTTTTTTATAGATTCGATTAATTTCTCCCCCTCTTCCAGGATAAGATCTTGGGGCATTAAGAGCTGTGCAGCGAAGTTATTTGCCTCGGATTCATAAGAATCCCAATATGACTCGCTTCTGCTCATTGCTTTCTTTGAATCAGTAAAACCTTGTTTAGATTTAGCACTATGAAGGCAGTAGTGTCCAATCTCATGCGCCAAAGTAAACCTTCTTCTAGGGGAATACGAATTCTGTAGAGGATTGATTTTTACAATAGGTGTCTCATCTTTAAAGAAAATCTCCCCTACGATATTCCTTGAGTCGAGGGAAAAATCTAACTCTACCAGAATACCTAGCTCCTTTGCGATTCTGTCAACATCAATTGGTGCTTTAACTTCAAAGGCCTTCTCCTTGGCAAGGTAAAATAAAAGCTCAGACGCATTAGAATAAAGCCTTTTTTCCTCGTTAATCATCGTTTTCCTTCCCTTTTAGCTGACTAGCTAATTGCTTAGTAGCTGCACCTGTTCGATCAATTTTTGTCGCTGTTACTTGATTGTCCTCTATACGTTCCTGAATAAGTTGCTCCACTTTAGATATTAGCTTTATCTTTAAGTGCCGTTTAACATCCGGATTCTCTAAAATGGAATTAGCTAATTTTATCCCGCAGCCCTCATCCGATTGAATTTTTTCTTGTAATTCCTCAGTTATTTGCTTCTCTAGAGACTCTTTTGAAGCTGAGAACTGCTGCATAAATACATATCCTGCTATTGCAAGAACTACGGTGATGCCAACAAATATAATTGTAGTGAAGACTATGTAAGTATTCGCAATCGCGATTGCATTGGATGGGCTTTGTACAGTAGCATTTTTGAGCCATCCCAAGAACCAAGGTGCAATTGCACCGCCGATAAACCCAGCCAGCAGCACCGCTATAATTTTACACACTTTTTTCAACAATTAGAGTTCTCCATTCTTCGATGAGGAGTCGAATAGGAAGCCCCATGAATTTAAAGGTAAGCCGTGAAACCCTAAGGAACTACCGACAAAGCACCTCACAAGGCACTCCATCCCCATCGCCATCAAGCCTAGACAGCCCACAAGCCAAATACCTCAAAGCCTCCGTACAGCTATCCATATGACCACAATACCTCTTAGGTCCACATTCAGAAGCCGCCTGCTTGGCCCTGGTCCGCTTATCCCGCCTCCATTCCCATCATGGCACCCTCTGCGTCTCTGAATGCGCCTACAAGCTCCTATAGGCCGCTCTCCTTGGTTCACCTTCATAGGGATTCATTGCCTGTAGACCCAGATAGATTCGTGAGCCGCTCAGTATGGACCCGCATGCCTCGGTGATGTGGGGACTGGGGGTTAGAAGTCCAGTAGCGGCTTCGAGAACCTTTTTCCCCAATCAATTATTTGGGGACCTCGTTGACCCCTAACTAATTTTCTAATCTCCACTCACAGAAGCAGCACAGAAGGCAATCCCCTCTCCCACCCAACCTCGTGAGATCATGGCACCGTATTCCCGAAGTGAACTGACAAAACGGTGGTTGGAATCATTATGCATCCAGCGATTGTTATAGACTTGGTAAATGGGAGCAGAGTCGCCCGGGCAGACGCCGTCAGTGGGCAGTTTGGCATAGAAGGCAATCCCTTCATAAGTCCATTGATCAGGGGCCAACACATTGTCGGGATTGAGGGAACGAAGATAAGCGCAGTCTTCCCAGTTCGCCGTATAAAAGTGGGAATTTGCCCCCTGGGTATAAAACCGGCAGACGGGCAGCGCCCCTTCTTCTGGTCCCGACCACGCATAGAAATAGCGCTGAGTATCGTACCAACCCGGTCCCGCCCCGCCTTGGTTGACAATCGCCGCATCTTCTTTAGAGCCTGTTAGAAAGTAATGATTAAGATCGACATTGTAGAATTCATAGACGAGGCGGTAACGATTGAGCACATTGGCAAGGACTACAGACCCATGCCCATCCGCGATTCCTATACCACAGAACCCATAGGTCGCGCACGCGTTCCCAGCGGGAAAAGGCTTACTAGCAAATTGAAGCACGGCATTGAGTTCTGCTCCCACTAAATGCGGATTCACGGAGAGCATCAGCGAGGCGATTCCAGAGATATGGGGGGCTGCCATGCTGGTGCCTTCACTCCATGCATAGTCGAACCCCTGAGGAGTGGCGGCGCCATTATCCATGGTAGAGAGGATTCCAGCTTCTAAGTGGCCATACCAGGAGATATCTCCGCCGGGGGCGGCAATTCCCGCGCCAGTAAAATCCAGATTGGTATATGAAGCGAGTTCCCCTTTATGATTCGTGGCAATAACGGTAAGCACGCCCTCGCAATTAGCGGGATAATAATATCTAATATCATCACTCTTGTTGCCGGCGGCCACCACCACAAGTACGCCCTTCCCTAGGATTTTATTGATGATTTCCTGATGTGATCGCGGGCAAGGTCCATTTCCCCCTAGGCTGAGATTAATCACCTGGGCGGGATGGAGATTGGGGGGAGCGCCGGGCACTGGAAGACCCGCCGCCCACGCCATCCCGTTGGCAATATCGCTCGCAGTTCCACCACATCTCCCTAGTACCCGCACGGGGAGAATTCGGGTATGCCAATCCACTCCGGCCATACCGAAGCCATTGTCACCGCGCGCCGCAATGATCCCCGCCACATGAGTCCCGTGCCAGGAGCTATCTCTTGCAGCTTGACCCCCGCACTCACCCTCCACGCGCCAGTTCCCTGGGTCCGTGGCATCGCTATCCATACCATCCCCATCATTCGCGCTGCCGGGTTCAGAGACAAAGTCATACCCTGGCAACAAGCGCGCGGCGAATTCCGGGTGAGGTCTTATTCCACTGTCCACCACCGCCACAATCGTATCGGCGGAGCCGCGGGTGATCTCCCAGGCACGAATCGCCTCGATTCCGCCTAAAAAACCTTCCTTTTCACCTTCCAGATTCCACTGGTGGTGGAAGAAGGGGTCATTGGATAGCGACTGGGCTTCCATGCGTGTATCCGCCTCGATCCACTCGATACCGGAAAATCGCTCTACACGCTGGAGGAGAGAGAAAACCGTCTCGCTCTCCTTGGGCGCTAAAAAGCGGAACACGTGGGCCTCATTGACCATCGCTCCGTGGAACACCAGTGCTTCACCCAAAGCCGATTCCAGTTCGGCAATCACCTCTTTAGGAGGCGGCAAATTAGCCCGGGCGAGTGCTTGGATTTGAGGAGATTTAAAGCGGACGATGATTCCTTCCACGATCACCGCCGGCGGGGGCGTGGGTTCCAAACGAAATCTATTCGATTCTGAAGACTGGTATTCAGCCTGCTTAGCCACCGCTTCTCTTGCCGTGGAAACTCGCTGATTGAGAGTGAAAGGAAGGGTTGTTTTCTCTAGCAATAGGCCTTCGATCAGCGGGGACAATATCGAGGCGCTCAGTTTGGCCGGCCTCTCTTCCAGAATTTCTCCAGCAACGCTATGCGCGCATAGAACAAGGCCGAGAAAAGTCCAAGCCCATACATACATTCCAATTTTAGAGACTAACATTCCTCCCTCTTACAAAGGTTATTAATTGGTTATCCTAAAAGTTTGCGGTTAGAAAAAGGGCTGAATCTTCCCCAGAGAAAAGTCGCCTTTGTGCTGAGCAAAGCGTGATGATTGGCAGTAAAATGCTGCTGCCAATTTTGGAGCAACATTTGCTTTCTTCATTTTTAAATTTCGAAGGACAAAGACCACATGCAGGCCGTTGGGAAAACTGGGGTTAGAGAGTTCCCGGTTACCGGATTTTAGGCGCACTGCTACTCTTCAACGCCAGATACCTGTTGTTTATTGCCGTCTGCTGCTTCTTTGATGGGAATTGCGGGCTTTGGAGTAATGAATGCATCGCACTTTTTCTGGATTGCGGCCTTTTCTAGGGCGTCTCTCTCTCCCTTTAGCCGACCATATTCAGCCGCCTCTGGTCCATCACCCCCCTCCAAGAAAAACAGCGCTGGCCAAAAAACAACCATCCCAAGTGCCATCTGGGCTTTATCGTTATCTGCTGTTTTCTTAAGGTTGCCATGCAGTTCATTGGCGCGATGTGAGATACGTCCCAACTCACCCGCTATCTGGTCACAGTCATAGTTTTTGTATTGCATCGGTGACACGTAAGAGGTTTGGATTTTGTCAGGACTTGAGGCACACCCCACAATCATTACTGCTAGAGCAGACCCAAGAAGTACTTTCTTCATTTTTTTCCTCTTTTGGTGAATGAATGTCCCTCACGAAACTGAAGCGGTGGCGATCGAGTGGGTCATAGCCAGACGAAGTTCAGCTACTTGCACTTTCAATGCGCGTTACAACCATTGCCGCTAGAGCCCCAGAGAGTGCCAGCTTCAATGCCAATAGTAAGGGGCTCGCCTGCATAGTTGAAGATCAAGGGAGGGGTTCCGCTGGCAAGGCCACCTTACGGTATTCCTGTATTTTGCTATCGGGTATAAGGTTTTACGGCGCCGCTTGCAAAATCTTTAGGAAAGACTTCCTATGGGCTACTGGTCCTATCAGAATAGGAAGTAGTGGTGCTCTGGCAGCTGCAAAGAAACCAATCGCCATGGGATATTCTTACCAGCATGGGTTTCTTAGCGGGCAGAGCACACAGAGAGGCGGTCAAGTGCGTTGAGGAAAGACCCGATAGTTCGAGAGAAACAAGCACCAGGTCTATGCTATGGCGGTTGTAATTGCATGGAATTCGTCAGTGCCGGTG harbors:
- a CDS encoding ImmA/IrrE family metallo-endopeptidase, which encodes MINEEKRLYSNASELLFYLAKEKAFEVKAPIDVDRIAKELGILVELDFSLDSRNIVGEIFFKDETPIVKINPLQNSYSPRRRFTLAHEIGHYCLHSAKSKQGFTDSKKAMSRSESYWDSYESEANNFAAQLLMPQDLILEEGEKLIESIKKTCEEKALLTTFVEGMADKFEVSSKAMEYRLRKLRIIE
- a CDS encoding S8 family serine peptidase, with translation MLVSKIGMYVWAWTFLGLVLCAHSVAGEILEERPAKLSASILSPLIEGLLLEKTTLPFTLNQRVSTAREAVAKQAEYQSSESNRFRLEPTPPPAVIVEGIIVRFKSPQIQALARANLPPPKEVIAELESALGEALVFHGAMVNEAHVFRFLAPKESETVFSLLQRVERFSGIEWIEADTRMEAQSLSNDPFFHHQWNLEGEKEGFLGGIEAIRAWEITRGSADTIVAVVDSGIRPHPEFAARLLPGYDFVSEPGSANDGDGMDSDATDPGNWRVEGECGGQAARDSSWHGTHVAGIIAARGDNGFGMAGVDWHTRILPVRVLGRCGGTASDIANGMAWAAGLPVPGAPPNLHPAQVINLSLGGNGPCPRSHQEIINKILGKGVLVVVAAGNKSDDIRYYYPANCEGVLTVIATNHKGELASYTNLDFTGAGIAAPGGDISWYGHLEAGILSTMDNGAATPQGFDYAWSEGTSMAAPHISGIASLMLSVNPHLVGAELNAVLQFASKPFPAGNACATYGFCGIGIADGHGSVVLANVLNRYRLVYEFYNVDLNHYFLTGSKEDAAIVNQGGAGPGWYDTQRYFYAWSGPEEGALPVCRFYTQGANSHFYTANWEDCAYLRSLNPDNVLAPDQWTYEGIAFYAKLPTDGVCPGDSAPIYQVYNNRWMHNDSNHRFVSSLREYGAMISRGWVGEGIAFCAASVSGD
- a CDS encoding metal ABC transporter ATP-binding protein — its product is MKKVLLGSALAVMIVGCASSPDKIQTSYVSPMQYKNYDCDQIAGELGRISHRANELHGNLKKTADNDKAQMALGMVVFWPALFFLEGGDGPEAAEYGRLKGERDALEKAAIQKKCDAFITPKPAIPIKEAADGNKQQVSGVEE